Proteins encoded together in one Peribacillus asahii window:
- a CDS encoding spore germination protein gives MSLFKKQRGKNNVNRSLFKKDNQNKEINEDLLKTNLQENIQQVQQLLGNSSDIVIREIQIGKERFIRACIFYTDGLVDTNAIQNFIMESLLLDIHTDQEQMIASQQNVLQVLKERILAVGDIRDVTEFNSLFTSLLSGDVILLLDGYAQGFTISMRGGKDRGVTEATTETVVRGPKEGFTENLRTNTALIRRKIKTPQLWLESKKIGKLTKTDVAIMYIDGIVNDKVVEEVHRRLDRIDIDGILESGYIEELIQDETYSPFPTIYYSERPDVIAAELLEGKVAILVDGTPIVLIVPALFVSFIQSPEDYYQRADISSLIRLTRFFCIFIALLGPSLYVAITTFHQEMLPTPLLLSLAAQREGVPFPAFIEATIMEVSFEILREAGIRMPKAVGQAISIVGTLVIGTAAVEAGIVSAAMVIVVAVTAVSSFVLPGATMSMSVRMLRFPLMALAASFGLFGILVGVIALVLHMCSLRSFGVPYMSPLGPFISKDLKDTLIRVPHWGMFARPRLISQKNNKREQTSPPKPPRNKV, from the coding sequence ATGAGTTTGTTTAAGAAACAACGAGGAAAAAACAACGTTAACCGCTCCTTATTCAAGAAAGACAATCAAAATAAGGAAATAAACGAAGACTTATTAAAAACAAACCTTCAAGAAAACATTCAACAGGTACAGCAACTGCTTGGAAATAGCAGTGACATCGTGATTAGAGAAATCCAAATTGGCAAAGAGCGATTCATTAGAGCCTGCATTTTTTATACGGATGGATTGGTAGACACTAATGCTATTCAGAACTTTATCATGGAATCACTCCTATTAGATATCCATACCGATCAAGAACAAATGATAGCATCTCAACAGAATGTTTTACAAGTATTGAAGGAGCGCATCCTTGCAGTTGGAGATATACGAGATGTGACGGAATTCAATTCTTTATTCACTTCCTTGTTATCGGGGGATGTTATTCTCTTATTGGATGGCTATGCACAAGGTTTTACAATCAGTATGCGTGGTGGAAAAGACCGTGGTGTAACGGAAGCTACCACAGAAACCGTCGTTCGAGGACCAAAGGAAGGTTTTACAGAGAACTTGCGTACCAATACGGCGTTAATTCGCCGAAAAATAAAAACACCCCAACTTTGGTTGGAATCGAAAAAAATTGGAAAATTGACTAAAACCGATGTAGCGATCATGTATATCGATGGAATTGTGAATGACAAAGTCGTCGAAGAAGTGCACAGGCGTCTGGATCGGATTGATATCGATGGAATTTTAGAAAGTGGTTATATCGAGGAATTGATTCAAGATGAAACATACAGTCCTTTTCCGACTATCTATTATTCGGAACGTCCTGATGTGATTGCTGCCGAGCTTTTGGAAGGGAAAGTCGCCATACTAGTCGATGGAACGCCTATTGTTCTAATCGTCCCGGCACTGTTCGTCTCCTTTATCCAATCTCCAGAAGATTATTATCAGCGTGCAGATATTAGCAGCCTTATTCGTTTGACTCGTTTTTTTTGTATTTTTATTGCTCTACTAGGACCATCCCTATATGTCGCCATCACCACGTTTCATCAGGAAATGTTACCCACTCCACTGCTGCTAAGTTTAGCCGCTCAACGGGAAGGGGTTCCCTTCCCTGCATTCATTGAAGCTACCATTATGGAAGTGTCGTTTGAAATCTTACGGGAAGCTGGTATACGCATGCCCAAGGCTGTAGGACAGGCTATATCTATTGTAGGGACACTCGTGATTGGGACAGCGGCTGTAGAAGCCGGAATTGTATCGGCTGCCATGGTCATCGTTGTTGCAGTCACTGCGGTTTCAAGTTTTGTACTTCCTGGCGCAACTATGTCCATGTCCGTTAGAATGCTCCGTTTCCCATTGATGGCGCTTGCCGCTTCGTTTGGCTTGTTCGGGATATTAGTCGGGGTCATTGCGCTTGTACTTCACATGTGCAGCTTGCGTTCTTTCGGGGTTCCTTATATGAGTCCTTTAGGTCCTTTTATCAGTAAGGATCTAAAAGATACGCTTATTCGGGTACCTCATTGGGGAATGTTTGCTCGCCCTCGTTTAATCAGTCAGAAAAACAACAAACGTGAACAAACATCACCCCCGAAACCGCCGCGGAATAAAGTGTGA
- a CDS encoding GerAB/ArcD/ProY family transporter has product MLNNEKISVRQFRVLVTLFTIGTIAPVAEAKRDAWIAVIFSAGLGLLVIWLFNTIALLFPTMNFVQIIETLFGKWLGKAISLFFLSLPFVYTAEMLYYSGNFLNTHLLPDTPVEVLYILTAIIVVMAVRHGLETFSRTAELSFIAFMILFLLLLFISPQIKFENIQPVLEDGINPLLHPTIQLLALFAFNAVILLMIFPSAVNQPKEAQKSFFIGNLMGISIILIMTILSILVLDPYQIERRLYPNYAMVKMINIGNFLQRIEVVIATMWIITVYCKTVLYFYATCLGIAQVLNLKDYRPLTLPLGMIIVTFASMLFPNVIEQRYWDSEIGFVFSLVIGGLLPLFMLGVAIFPKKRT; this is encoded by the coding sequence GTGCTTAACAATGAGAAGATATCTGTACGTCAATTTAGAGTGTTGGTAACCTTGTTTACGATTGGAACAATTGCCCCTGTTGCCGAAGCAAAGCGAGATGCTTGGATTGCGGTCATATTTAGTGCGGGATTAGGACTATTGGTAATTTGGTTGTTTAATACGATTGCTTTATTATTTCCTACTATGAATTTTGTTCAAATCATTGAGACACTTTTCGGAAAATGGTTGGGAAAAGCCATTTCCCTTTTCTTTCTTTCCTTACCTTTCGTTTATACGGCTGAAATGTTATATTATTCAGGAAATTTTCTCAATACACACCTCCTGCCAGATACACCTGTAGAAGTGCTTTATATCCTGACAGCCATTATTGTCGTAATGGCTGTCCGCCACGGACTAGAGACATTTTCACGGACCGCAGAACTTTCATTCATCGCCTTTATGATTCTTTTTTTATTATTGCTATTTATTTCTCCTCAAATTAAGTTTGAAAACATACAACCTGTATTAGAGGATGGCATAAATCCTTTGCTGCACCCAACCATACAATTATTAGCGCTTTTCGCTTTCAATGCTGTTATTTTATTAATGATTTTCCCCTCCGCTGTGAATCAACCGAAAGAAGCTCAAAAATCATTTTTCATTGGAAATCTAATGGGTATTTCTATCATTTTAATTATGACCATATTATCTATTTTGGTTCTTGACCCGTATCAGATTGAAAGAAGACTATACCCTAATTATGCAATGGTCAAAATGATAAATATTGGTAACTTTCTGCAACGAATAGAAGTAGTCATAGCAACCATGTGGATTATAACAGTTTATTGTAAGACGGTTCTTTATTTTTATGCTACTTGTTTAGGGATTGCACAAGTTTTAAATTTGAAAGATTATCGACCTCTAACTTTACCTTTAGGTATGATTATTGTGACTTTTGCTTCAATGCTCTTTCCTAATGTTATTGAACAGCGATATTGGGATAGTGAAATTGGTTTTGTATTCTCTTTAGTCATTGGTGGACTTTTGCCATTATTCATGTTAGGCGTAGCCATATTCCCCAAAAAACGTACATGA
- the cobT gene encoding nicotinate-nucleotide--dimethylbenzimidazole phosphoribosyltransferase, translating into MSAIKIPPLDEAMGATVEKYLDTLTKPPGSLGRLEELVIELGKMTGEAFPQVTKPGVIVFAADHGITAEGVSAFPKEVTEQMVRNFLNGGAAINVFSRAIGAEFAIVDIGIDSEIEAEGLTSKKVRRGTGNFYKEEAMTREEAIQALKIGYEEGEKMLAKGVKCFILGEMGIGNTTPSSAITAVLSGQDMEKLVGFGTGLVSESVLHKQKVIEQAINNRQPNPNDPIDLLTKIGGLEIAGMAGAMLAAASHRVPILVDGFIATVSALLANMIAEGASNYMFVGHQSVEPGHKAAAELLGKKPLVDLGMRLGEGTGAAVAFPILQAATLALKEMATFADAGVSSN; encoded by the coding sequence GTGTCAGCGATTAAGATTCCACCGCTTGATGAAGCGATGGGGGCAACGGTAGAGAAATATTTAGATACTTTAACAAAGCCGCCTGGTAGTTTAGGGCGATTAGAAGAATTAGTGATTGAGCTTGGGAAAATGACGGGAGAAGCTTTTCCGCAAGTAACAAAACCAGGTGTCATTGTGTTTGCGGCAGATCATGGGATTACAGCGGAAGGCGTGTCGGCATTTCCGAAAGAAGTAACGGAACAAATGGTGCGTAATTTTCTAAATGGTGGAGCTGCGATTAATGTGTTTAGCCGAGCGATTGGTGCCGAGTTTGCGATTGTTGATATTGGTATTGATTCTGAGATTGAAGCAGAAGGATTAACATCTAAAAAAGTACGCCGTGGTACAGGAAATTTTTATAAAGAAGAAGCGATGACGCGTGAGGAAGCGATTCAAGCGCTGAAAATTGGCTATGAAGAAGGCGAAAAAATGCTTGCCAAAGGAGTGAAGTGCTTCATTCTTGGTGAGATGGGAATCGGTAATACGACACCGAGCAGTGCGATTACCGCTGTTTTAAGTGGACAAGATATGGAAAAACTTGTTGGCTTTGGAACAGGACTTGTGAGTGAGAGTGTTTTACATAAGCAAAAAGTAATTGAACAAGCGATTAACAATAGACAACCAAATCCGAATGACCCAATTGATCTGTTAACAAAAATCGGTGGTTTAGAAATTGCGGGAATGGCAGGGGCGATGCTTGCGGCAGCTAGTCATCGTGTACCGATTCTCGTTGATGGATTTATCGCGACAGTCTCTGCTTTACTAGCTAATATGATTGCAGAAGGCGCTTCTAACTATATGTTTGTTGGTCATCAATCTGTTGAGCCAGGTCACAAAGCTGCAGCTGAATTATTAGGAAAGAAACCGCTTGTAGACTTAGGCATGCGATTAGGTGAAGGAACAGGGGCCGCTGTTGCTTTTCCGATTTTGCAAGCAGCGACACTTGCGCTTAAAGAAATGGCAACTTTTGCAGATGCAGGCGTGTCTTCAAATTAA
- a CDS encoding DNA-3-methyladenine glycosylase, producing the protein MNYTQGLPADFFQQPTLQLAQSLLGCLLVKETAEGTASGYIVETEAYMGPEDRAAHSYNNRRTKRTEVMFGEAGLIYTYKMHTHTLVNVVSGPLEKPEAILIRAVEPYMGIDLMQIRRGTDNLKNLTSGPGKLTKALGITMEDYGHSFSTPPLVIVQGKIPDEISSGARIGIDNTGEAKEYPWRFWVTNNPFVSRHRKGTSK; encoded by the coding sequence ATGAATTATACTCAAGGTCTACCTGCTGACTTTTTTCAACAACCAACCCTACAGCTTGCTCAATCATTGCTTGGCTGTCTTCTCGTGAAAGAAACAGCAGAAGGAACAGCTTCCGGCTATATCGTTGAAACAGAAGCCTATATGGGACCAGAAGACCGTGCAGCTCATAGCTATAACAATCGACGGACAAAACGGACAGAAGTGATGTTTGGAGAAGCAGGCTTGATTTATACATACAAGATGCACACACATACATTGGTGAATGTTGTCAGCGGCCCACTTGAAAAACCAGAAGCAATCTTAATTCGAGCCGTCGAACCTTATATGGGAATTGACTTAATGCAAATAAGACGTGGTACAGACAATCTAAAAAACTTAACGAGCGGACCCGGCAAACTAACGAAAGCATTGGGCATCACGATGGAAGATTACGGACATTCTTTTTCAACCCCTCCCCTAGTTATTGTCCAAGGGAAAATTCCAGATGAGATTTCATCTGGAGCTCGTATCGGAATTGACAATACAGGGGAAGCGAAGGAATATCCTTGGCGTTTTTGGGTTACTAATAACCCCTTTGTATCACGTCATCGAAAAGGCACCTCTAAATAG
- the proC gene encoding pyrroline-5-carboxylate reductase, with product MDKKIGFIGCGKMGSAMIEGMLKAEVVQPADIKVSASTASTLTKVEQRYRIKGSLNNQEVAKFADYLFLAIQPALHQEIVKEIKSVLKEEVTIITMAAGVSIEQIEKGIGRKVKVVRTMPNTPSLIGEGMTAMSVNEEMTKKELVEVERLFNSFGKTELIQESLMDAVPAISGSSPAYVYMFIEALADGGVRDGIPRQQAYRMAAQAVLGAAKMVLETEQHPSMLKDDVCTPGGSTIQAVAVLEENRFRASILEAMKACTSKTKCLKDH from the coding sequence ATGGACAAGAAGATTGGGTTTATCGGCTGTGGAAAAATGGGAAGTGCCATGATAGAAGGGATGTTAAAAGCAGAAGTTGTACAGCCGGCTGATATAAAAGTAAGTGCCTCAACAGCTTCTACTCTTACAAAAGTTGAACAAAGATATAGGATAAAAGGAAGTTTAAATAATCAAGAGGTGGCCAAGTTCGCTGATTACCTTTTCTTGGCGATTCAACCGGCCCTTCATCAGGAGATAGTAAAGGAAATAAAATCTGTTCTAAAAGAAGAGGTCACGATTATTACGATGGCTGCCGGGGTGAGTATTGAACAAATTGAAAAAGGGATAGGCAGGAAAGTGAAAGTCGTTCGGACAATGCCGAATACACCCTCGTTAATTGGAGAAGGGATGACGGCAATGAGTGTAAATGAGGAAATGACGAAAAAAGAATTAGTAGAAGTAGAACGTTTATTCAATAGTTTTGGTAAAACAGAGTTAATTCAAGAGTCATTAATGGATGCTGTACCTGCGATTAGTGGTTCTTCACCAGCTTATGTCTATATGTTTATTGAAGCGTTAGCAGATGGGGGAGTTCGCGATGGGATTCCACGACAACAAGCGTATCGCATGGCAGCGCAAGCAGTACTAGGTGCGGCTAAAATGGTATTAGAAACGGAGCAACATCCTAGTATGTTGAAGGATGATGTATGCACGCCAGGCGGCTCAACTATTCAGGCAGTCGCTGTATTAGAAGAAAATAGATTTAGAGCTTCGATTTTAGAAGCGATGAAAGCTTGTACGAGCAAGACAAAATGTTTAAAGGATCATTGA
- the ald gene encoding alanine dehydrogenase, with protein sequence MRIGIPKEIKNNENRVAITPAGVIALVSAGHEVFIEQDAGLSSSFTNEAYQQAGAVLVEDASSVWASSDMILKVKEPIAEEYQYFRKDLILFTYLHLAADPALTQALKNSGVMAIAYETVSVNRTLPLLTPMSEVAGRMAAQIGAQFLEKPKGGKGILLGGVPGVKRGKVTIIGGGVVGTNAAKIAIGLGADVTILDLSSERLRQLDDIFGNQLTTLISNPYNISEAVKEADLVIGAVLIPGAKAPKLVTEEMVQSMSPGSVIIDVAVDQGGIFETVDHVTTHDYPTYVKHGVVHYAVANMPGAVPQTSTTALANVTIPYALQIANKGVIKAILENDALAQGVNVANGEITFAAVAHDLGYTYVPVQDAINPKNISA encoded by the coding sequence ATGCGTATAGGTATTCCAAAAGAAATCAAAAATAATGAAAATCGTGTAGCCATCACTCCAGCCGGTGTCATCGCATTAGTCAGTGCCGGTCATGAAGTATTCATCGAACAAGATGCTGGACTGAGTAGTAGTTTTACAAATGAAGCTTACCAACAAGCAGGAGCTGTACTTGTTGAAGATGCGTCCAGTGTTTGGGCAAGCTCCGACATGATTTTAAAGGTAAAAGAACCAATTGCAGAAGAATATCAATATTTCCGTAAAGATTTAATTCTATTTACTTATCTGCATCTAGCAGCTGATCCAGCATTAACACAAGCATTAAAGAACAGCGGCGTTATGGCTATTGCCTATGAAACAGTATCCGTTAATCGCACCCTGCCGCTATTAACGCCAATGAGTGAAGTAGCAGGACGAATGGCAGCACAAATTGGCGCTCAATTTCTTGAAAAACCAAAAGGCGGAAAAGGAATTCTTCTCGGAGGAGTACCTGGTGTCAAGCGTGGAAAAGTCACGATTATCGGTGGCGGGGTCGTTGGAACAAATGCAGCGAAAATCGCTATCGGCTTAGGAGCTGACGTCACGATTCTTGATTTAAGCTCAGAGCGCCTTCGCCAACTGGATGATATATTTGGAAACCAACTGACTACTTTAATCTCTAATCCTTATAATATTAGCGAAGCGGTAAAAGAAGCTGACTTAGTTATTGGCGCCGTGTTAATTCCAGGAGCAAAAGCACCAAAGCTTGTCACAGAAGAGATGGTTCAATCAATGTCACCAGGTTCTGTCATTATCGATGTAGCAGTTGACCAAGGAGGCATTTTTGAAACGGTTGACCATGTTACAACACATGATTATCCAACGTATGTCAAACATGGTGTTGTCCATTATGCAGTGGCAAATATGCCTGGTGCAGTTCCGCAAACTTCCACAACTGCATTAGCGAATGTCACAATCCCTTATGCTTTACAAATTGCTAATAAAGGTGTCATAAAAGCCATTCTTGAAAATGACGCACTTGCACAAGGAGTAAACGTAGCGAATGGCGAAATCACCTTTGCTGCCGTCGCACATGATCTTGGTTATACGTACGTACCTGTTCAAGATGCAATAAATCCGAAAAATATTAGTGCTTAA
- a CDS encoding PucR family transcriptional regulator: MTEYMNNRHIFKDLYGDLMEFADRISSVLGCPITIEDGNHRLLAYSTHEDTTDQARISTIIGRRVPEKVINSLWKDGIIPALLKDDTPIKIMAIHEVGLGNRAAVSIRKNNEILGFIWALEANKPFNEEALDFLQFAAKEAKNQLQQLQLKKKRTEASQQEFLWRLITGHYQDEAEITANFKKLSLSTPQNFAIIVFEFPQDITRESERYISYMLTTSQKIKTFLFTVDQNKLIILTGTERTNDASLSSSSYEFIPFFILEMRKRFGVEPILGASGHCYQQIENVMLSYEEALYTLKLKQIFPLELASVLHYEELGIFQLLEKLSNKNDYLPHPCIRKLQEYDEKHQTSLLHTLTVYLEMDGNPNDASKQLHIHVNTLTYRLKRITEIGHVRLKDPLQKMSIFLDLKLIQYQQAVKKESL, translated from the coding sequence ATGACAGAATATATGAACAACAGACATATTTTCAAAGACCTATATGGAGACTTAATGGAATTCGCTGACCGAATTAGTTCTGTTTTAGGCTGCCCAATTACAATAGAAGATGGCAATCATCGTTTACTCGCCTACAGCACCCATGAAGATACAACTGACCAAGCACGAATCTCCACGATTATCGGTCGCCGCGTCCCAGAAAAAGTCATTAATAGCTTATGGAAAGATGGCATTATTCCCGCTCTTTTAAAAGATGATACACCGATAAAGATTATGGCTATTCATGAGGTTGGTCTCGGCAACCGTGCAGCCGTCTCTATTCGGAAAAACAATGAAATTCTCGGTTTCATTTGGGCATTAGAAGCCAATAAACCATTTAACGAAGAAGCTTTAGACTTTCTACAGTTTGCTGCAAAAGAAGCAAAAAACCAACTTCAACAACTTCAATTAAAGAAAAAAAGAACAGAAGCCAGTCAACAAGAATTTTTATGGCGTTTAATCACTGGACATTACCAGGATGAAGCAGAAATTACCGCTAACTTCAAGAAACTTTCGCTTTCTACACCACAAAATTTCGCCATTATCGTCTTCGAATTTCCACAGGACATTACTAGGGAAAGCGAGCGTTATATTTCCTATATGCTAACAACCTCTCAAAAAATAAAAACTTTTTTATTTACGGTTGACCAAAACAAACTCATTATTTTAACTGGCACAGAACGAACCAATGATGCTTCCCTCTCTTCATCTAGTTACGAATTTATCCCGTTTTTTATTTTAGAAATGAGGAAGCGCTTCGGTGTAGAACCTATTCTCGGCGCATCAGGTCATTGCTATCAACAGATTGAAAATGTCATGCTTAGTTATGAGGAAGCACTATACACATTAAAATTAAAACAGATTTTCCCACTAGAATTAGCTTCGGTTCTTCATTACGAAGAATTGGGCATTTTTCAATTACTAGAAAAACTAAGCAACAAGAACGATTATCTCCCTCATCCGTGCATTCGCAAATTACAAGAATATGATGAAAAACACCAAACATCATTATTGCATACCCTGACTGTATATTTAGAAATGGATGGAAATCCAAATGATGCATCCAAGCAACTTCATATACATGTCAATACACTTACGTATCGTTTAAAGCGCATAACAGAAATCGGGCATGTTCGACTGAAAGACCCTCTCCAAAAGATGTCAATCTTTTTAGACCTAAAGCTTATACAATATCAACAAGCCGTAAAAAAAGAGTCTTTGTGA